The following proteins are encoded in a genomic region of Alphaproteobacteria bacterium:
- a CDS encoding helix-turn-helix transcriptional regulator, which translates to MNVLIKNIRKKIIEQHLTVRALEKKGGLKNAALHNFLSGRVKNPSLEKILSIAKALDCSLSDLIEDHQALAAQWDPSLYSNVLSLVASLLEQQNLYLTKIQIDKIIEEIYSYSLKLAPPSLDKNFANWVIEKHSSKKDL; encoded by the coding sequence ATGAACGTTTTAATAAAAAACATTAGAAAAAAAATAATAGAACAACATTTGACCGTGCGCGCTTTAGAAAAAAAAGGCGGGTTGAAAAATGCTGCTCTTCACAATTTTCTGTCGGGAAGGGTAAAGAACCCTAGCCTAGAAAAGATTCTATCTATTGCAAAAGCCTTAGATTGCTCTTTATCCGATCTTATTGAAGACCATCAGGCCCTAGCTGCTCAATGGGACCCTTCTTTGTACTCTAATGTTTTATCTCTTGTGGCTTCTCTGTTAGAGCAACAAAATCTCTATCTGACAAAAATTCAAATAGATAAAATTATCGAAGAGATATATTCCTATTCTCTCAAGCTCGCGCCTCCTTCTTTAGACAAAAATTTTGCAAATTGGGTTATTGAAAAGCATTCATCAAAAAAAGACTTGTGA
- a CDS encoding transglutaminase domain-containing protein, producing the protein MNKSNIKLVLITIILITSCFYVSVESRWAVLGEVPYVCDFYEQRILIDEEGKSKSVTEIQFKINDYRENYDWELYLREGGSFKLLDGKIINGFREYKILPESITEKEVEDEDDSFYKWKLITIPLPDMHDLFHSKNKKSSKIYLKYRVTQNHPILKKEVSLKYHFGKGAYWKKGRLVIDSKLPLYLEYNDPSGSLFIKKEKEDLFYKATIELLNPISHDLVNENDEMLDHRDLTWVSVSTIKDWEDFGRKMAKKYEKVIKQPLPQNFYKILEETQKQKKEVHQLNAIQKHLHGEHGFLYEVTTSNLKRSSFPQNMKKIAQSKKGDCKDYSAFMVSILRHLGYKANVALVEYGVLKPSKIFSLPYAGSFNHVIVKVIGKTGKTYWSDPTEQSFNMEEGFPPALAGKMALVLDERIPTYEQIPQNIPEHCVKLIKTDIDVQQDGSINIKSIQTIKKQAMNLPFHINFFPHEVSKIETLNLWEKNPKERLQKYEEQNVKGEHILSLSNPLFSILSQYPDDSVGNLYVSGPMQLEKQIHVKNRNIKNCETLRKKIDFPWLSVERLCDNEGQGGRVIETLIIKTQFISKKDRETFQYKALVNSIQGLMNENLDLT; encoded by the coding sequence ATGAATAAATCAAATATCAAACTTGTCCTTATAACCATAATTTTAATAACTTCCTGTTTTTATGTTTCTGTAGAATCTAGATGGGCTGTATTGGGGGAAGTTCCTTATGTTTGTGATTTTTATGAACAAAGAATTTTAATTGATGAAGAAGGAAAATCTAAATCTGTCACAGAAATTCAATTTAAAATAAACGACTACAGAGAAAATTACGATTGGGAACTATATTTGAGGGAAGGGGGGTCATTTAAACTGCTTGATGGCAAAATAATAAATGGGTTTCGAGAATACAAGATACTTCCTGAATCTATTACAGAAAAGGAAGTTGAGGACGAAGACGATTCTTTTTATAAATGGAAGCTTATCACTATCCCGTTGCCAGATATGCACGATTTATTTCACTCAAAAAATAAAAAATCTTCAAAAATTTATTTGAAATATAGAGTTACTCAAAATCATCCTATTTTGAAAAAAGAAGTTTCACTGAAATATCATTTTGGGAAGGGGGCTTATTGGAAGAAGGGGAGGCTGGTTATAGATTCGAAACTTCCTTTATATCTTGAATATAATGACCCCTCTGGATCTTTATTTATCAAAAAAGAGAAAGAGGATTTGTTTTATAAAGCAACAATAGAACTTTTGAATCCCATTTCTCATGATCTAGTGAATGAAAATGATGAGATGCTTGATCACAGAGACTTAACATGGGTTTCTGTATCTACAATCAAAGACTGGGAGGATTTTGGTAGAAAGATGGCAAAGAAATATGAAAAGGTTATTAAACAACCTTTGCCTCAAAACTTTTACAAAATTCTTGAAGAGACTCAAAAACAGAAAAAAGAAGTTCATCAACTTAATGCTATTCAAAAACACCTTCATGGAGAGCATGGATTTTTGTATGAGGTTACTACTTCTAATTTGAAAAGATCTAGTTTTCCTCAGAATATGAAAAAAATTGCACAATCTAAAAAAGGAGACTGCAAAGATTATAGTGCTTTTATGGTGTCTATTTTGAGACATCTTGGATACAAAGCTAATGTGGCCCTTGTGGAATATGGAGTTTTGAAACCTTCGAAGATCTTTTCTCTTCCCTATGCTGGATCATTTAATCATGTCATCGTAAAGGTCATTGGAAAAACAGGAAAAACTTACTGGAGTGATCCGACTGAGCAATCTTTTAATATGGAGGAGGGGTTTCCGCCAGCTCTTGCAGGTAAAATGGCATTGGTTTTAGACGAAAGAATACCAACCTATGAGCAAATCCCTCAAAACATTCCTGAGCACTGTGTAAAGTTAATAAAAACTGACATAGATGTTCAACAAGATGGCTCTATTAATATAAAAAGTATTCAAACAATTAAAAAACAAGCGATGAATTTACCTTTTCATATTAATTTTTTCCCCCACGAGGTTTCAAAAATCGAAACATTAAATTTATGGGAAAAAAATCCGAAAGAACGTCTCCAAAAGTATGAAGAACAAAATGTGAAAGGAGAACATATCCTTTCTCTGAGCAATCCCTTATTTAGTATACTTTCTCAATACCCTGACGACTCTGTTGGTAATTTGTATGTTTCTGGGCCAATGCAGCTTGAAAAACAGATCCATGTAAAAAACAGAAATATCAAAAACTGTGAAACTTTAAGAAAAAAAATAGATTTCCCTTGGCTTTCTGTTGAAAGACTCTGTGACAATGAAGGGCAGGGGGGTAGAGTTATTGAAACTCTCATCATAAAAACTCAGTTTATTTCTAAAAAAGATCGAGAAACCTTTCAGTATAAAGCTTTAGTAAACTCTATTCAGGGATTGATGAATGAGAACTTAGATTTAACATAA